aaaaatctgtacactgaaaactataagactttagaaagaaactggagaagactcaaataaatggaaaaatattccatattcatggacaaaaaagaattaatattgcaaAATGTCCCCACTACACAAAGCCATCCATAGATTCAAGGATATCTCCGTTAAAatttcagtggcatttttcacagaaatagaaaaaaaatcctaaatctcatatggaaccacaagagactACAAATGACTAAAgcatcctgagaaagaacaaatatgAACATGTCACACCTCCTAATTTTAAACCATAttacaaaggggcacctgggtggttcagtcactaagcacctgctttggctcaggtcatgatctcagagattGAGCCtggtattgggatccctgctcacagggagtctgtttctccctctccctttaccacttattcattctctctctctctctctctctctctctctctctctctctctctctctccctttctctctcaaataaataaaatcttaataataaaataaactatattacaaaaatatagttttcaaaacaatatggtactagcataaaaacagacacatagaccagtagaacagaatagagaacccagaaataaatttttgcatACACAATCAACTGATATTTGATAATagtgccaagaatacacaatggagaaGGGATAGTTTGTTCAGTAAACAGTGAtgggacagggcagcccaggtggctcagtggtctagcaccaccttcagcccagggcgtgatcctggagacccaggatcgagtcccacgtcaggctccctgcatggagcctgcttctccctctgcctgtctctgcctgtctctttctctgtctgtgtctctcatgaataaataaataaaatcttaaaaaaaaaacagtgatgggACAACTGGATAATCACACACAGGAGGACAAAACTGGACCCCCATCTTACACTAttgacaaaaattaactcaaaatagattaaagacttaaatgtaagacctgaaaccataaaactcctggaagaaaacataggagaaaggtctttgacattggtcttggcaacaaatttttttttgaaatgacaccaaaagcacaagcaacaaaagcaaaaataaacaagtgggattacaCCAAATTAAGAAACTTCTTTCTGCACAGAAGCACCTGGATTTCTGTGTGCTAATATAGAAAAATGTCCAAGATATATTGTTAAGTAAATACAGCTAGTTTCAGATCCACTTATATAATATCTTATTGTTCatgtaaaaggtaaaataagaaataagaatacaTATTATACATGAATTTGCTTAAAGAAACTTCAAAAGAAACATAGGAATATAAGTCTTTTTCCAGTGGGGTTGTGGCaggggaaaggaagaatgaagaaaggaatggaaggaaatatgTTACTTATGCACCacattattttgttgatttttctaacCCTTATGAATATATTACCCTCGCACAAAACTAAGTTAAAAACTAAAgtcattataaaagaaaagataaattcaacTAATTCTGTATAATCATCTAAACACAGAAACAATGgaagaagccaaaagaaataaCTGGTTGATTTTACTACATAGAAATGTAAAGTCTTGAACACTGAAAACTTTGTAAAGAAGACTCAAAGCTAACTAAATTatccctatacacacacacacacacacacacacacacagagtaaactAAACCATAAGCTATATaacttgcaaaatatttttattttatattttaaataattcctgatttacaaaaaaagttgcagtaataatacaaagaattcttGTGTAGTTATAATTCAAATTccccaaaattaatattttgccacattttatCATTCATTCTCTCAATAGATAGGTAAGCAAACAGaattttttctgaaatgtttcaaaGTTGATATAACAATCCCCATTTCCCCAATCAGAAGATATTCTCTGACATAAACATACTACAATAATCAGAATCAGCAAGTAACTCTGATACAATTCTAGCATCTCATCTACACAGCTCATGCTCACTAATGACCTTCATCTAGTACAGAATCCAGTCAAGTATCACAGGTTACCTTCAACTATCTATATCTGCATCTGGAATCTAGAGAAATTCTTCAATCTCTTTTTCATACTTTTGAAGAAGGCAAGCTATTAATTTTGCAGAATGTTTTTCAATTGGGATTTGCCTGATATTTTATCATGGGTTAGACTCACATGATAAGTACTTTGGGTAGGACACCACAGTAGTGATATTCCACAGTAATGTGCCTCCCCAGTCTCAGAACCGATGATGTTTATTTGGGTAATCATTTGAGGAGCTGTCTTCTGGTTTTCTCTACTGTAgagttacattttttcttttgcaatgaaTAAGTATCTTGTGGAgggatatattttgaaactatatAAAATCTTGTTTCCCATCAAGAAAATGTTTAAGAACAGTGTTCAATTCGTCAAGAGTGCTTTCACAAGGAAAGTGTTacaatctttcttaaaaatcaatttaacacTATACATCAAAAGTCACTGTACCTTTTAGCACAGTAAATTTACTATAGCAAGTGAGTCTAACAGAATTGCAGAATTCTGTTCAAGAATGATTCCACAGTGAGGCACCAGGATGGATCcaactcagttaagcatccaactcttgatttcagctcaggtcctagtctcagggttgtggaatccagccctgctccagctccatgctcagagcagagtctgctggagattctctctctctctctccttctccttctgcccctcccctggctctctctctctctctcacacacacacacacaaatatataaacaaatattttaaaaatacttccacAGTGTtatttatagcaataaaaaattagaaacaatctCAACATCTAACAGAAAATTACTAATCAAGTTACAGTACATTCATAAGAGGAATTATCTTACAAGTTATTATAATACACTTTTTGAAGATGAGATAGTTAGAATTACTCCAGAAACAACAAGCCCTATGAACTTTCCTTCATCTCATTCTGCCCCTTCAATTTGGACTCCGTATCACTCTAAACCCAAGGATCAATACCAAGCTCAGCCTCTATTTCTCTTCTAGCTTCATCGTCCTGATCCACAGCTTCTTCATGGCCTTCTTCACTTCAGCATTTCTTAGGGAGTAAATGACAGGGTTGAGGAGTGGGGTGATCACTGTGTAGAACACAGCCACTGTCTTGTCTGCAGACAAGGTGGTAGAAGGCCTCAGATAGATGAAGATACATGGCCCAAAGAATAAGGTAACCACAGTGATATGGGACCCACAGGTGGAGAGGGCCTTGCTCCGCCCCTCAGAGCTTCGAGTCCTCAAATGGAGCAAAATGACCACGTAGGAGGCTAAGATGATCCCAAAGCTGATCACAGACAAGGTCCCCCCATTGGCAACAATCAGCACACCAATGAGGAAGGTGTCAGAGCAGGCAAGTTTGAGCACAGGAAGCAGGTCACAGAAATAGTGGTCAATCACATTGGGACCGCAGAAGGGCAAGTGGAAGATCAAAAGGATTTGGGCAAAGGAATGTACAAAGCCTCCCACCCATGCCATTCCCACCAGGACAGCGCATACCTGCCGGTTCATCATAACGGTATAGTTGAGGGGcctacagatggccacatagcggtcataggccatcacagTGAGCAGGAGGATCTCAGTGCCACCGAAGAAGTGCATGAAAAAAAGCTGTGTCATGCAGCCCCACAAAGAAATTGCTTTCCTTTCAGCCAGCAAATCCGAGATGAGTTTGGGTGCTGTTGTAGAGGAGTAGCAGATCTCCACAAAGGATAGATagctgaggaagaagtacatgggggaaCCAAGCCTTCTGCTGGTCATGACAATGAGCACAATGAGGAGATTCCCCAGCACAACTGCTGtgtacaaaaacagaaacagcacAAAGAAAACTTTCTGTACATCCTGATTGGAAGAAAGTCCCAGAAAAACGAATTCGGTCACATTGTGTGTGTTACCCATGAAGGCGCCTCAGGTGGCAGTAATTTGGGTGGGGCGATCTGAAATGATACAAAAGATTTATTCATCAAGTGCATGAATTATATAATAATCCCTCTCAAACTTGAAAAGCTTGTGAGCTGGATATTGAAAGATGAGTAGAAGTTAGTTTGTTTGGTGTAGAAAAGGGGAAGATCAttccaaaaatgaagaagagcATACTAGCCCATGAAAATCCACTCACGTGTGGCTGGAGTGAAGGGCAGAAGAGCAAAGATGAAACTAGAAACATAGTCTAGTACCAGTTCCAGAAGGACTGTTACGCATTTGGGGGTTTATCCTGCAGACAATGGGGACTCACCAGGAATGCTAGTTAACTGGAAAGCAAAATCATTTTGTATGTAAAGATTGGACTGGTGGGAGTAGACCCATGGAGGGGGCACCTATTAGGAGAAAAATGCCCCCTCAGATGATGGTGGCAGCAAGGATAGTGTTGCTGTCTCCATGTTAGAGGTCTCCCTATGACGTCTGAATGCTTTTAGCTATCTTTTGCCttcagcttctctccctcccacttcctTTTGTTCCCTGTCCATCCTTGGTTTGCAGAACATGATTCTTACCTCTCCATTTACTCTTCAGACTCTTCAGAAAAGAGGTCCCTTGACACTCAGCATTCgttcttatttttgcttctccTAATTCCCTCCTTCTACGCTTGGTCACTTGGTGATTTCATCCCATTCCAAGGGTCTGGTTCAATCCATACACAATTCTTTCTCTTCACTGATATCTCCTATCATATGCCCCCCAGTGGCAAGAGAAGCACAAACACCCTCTGTCCCAACTGTCCACTTATGCTCTGACACAACCTTCTCCACATCCAGCCTTCCAACACCTTGGGTCATCACCAAGACTGTGCACTGACTGGTTTGCACACTGTCCTCATCCATTCTGGACCAAGGTGACTGAGGTCTGTGTGTATCAATACAGCTCCTCCTACAGTGAGGTTCATGACATTCATTCATGCCACAAAGCTTTCTTGCTCTAGCATCTGGGGCAGGCTCAGCTGATGAAGGACCACTATGAGCCAGAAGGGAATCATAGATAGAGTTTATGCCTTCAGAGACAAAGATGGCAGCAGAGACTAGAGAGAGACCAAACTCTCAGCTCAGCTGGGGAATTTTACCAACAGGCCATTCATCAGAGGAAGTACTGCTAGGAGTCCAGACTCCTGGGTTTACATTAGGTTTCTTCAGGTGATTATGTGATATCTAAAAAGTTCTTTAACCTCTCAGAGATTCAATGTCCAAACTGTAGCTTGGAGATACTCCTGCCTTACAGGTAGATCCCACTCCCAGCCCATCCCAGAACTTAAGTTCCCATCCTCTATACTGCCTTGAATTCTTCTCAGATAGGAAATCTATCTTCTAAATCCATAAGCCCTTATAGTCAGCGGCCCTCTTCTCACAGAACATTTTCAAACCATAGCACTTTTCACACTAAACTATAATTGTTTTGTGACCATCTGCCCACTAAATTGTGAATTTCCTGGAGGCAGAGATTATAGCTTGCTCATCACTCCATCCCCAGTGCTAACTGAAGCATTGCCAAGAAATAGCATTCAGTGTATGTAAATAGAATCAATGGGAGGGgattgcctggctggctcagtcagcagagcatgcaactcttaatcttggggttatgagttctaGCCTCATGTTGGGgatagaaattactaaaaaagaaacaaaacagaattaacAATGAGTATTGAGGGTTTAGACTTTTTAACACAGAATTTGGTACACTGTAGGTAGTCAGTAGATATTGAAAAAACAAAGATCCTCCAGAACTATAGCTTCTCCATCTCTGAATCCGAGCACCTAACACTGTCTCAGGTAAAGACCAGACCTATGTGAGAGCACTTTGTAAAATGCCTTGTGTTTCATGGCAACATTCCCCTTGCTTTCAAAGTGGAAttgactcttaactataggaaacaaactggagggaggtgggtgggggaatgaggtaattgggtgatgggcattaaggaggacatggaatgtgatgagccctgggtgttatacacaactgacaAATTATTTGAACTATACATCTGAAACTCATGAGGTAATATATGttggataattgaatttaaataaaaaaccatttttaggggcacctgggtggctcagcatctgcctttagctcagatcatgatcccagggtcttgggattgagccctgcattgggttcactgctcagtggggaacctacttttccctctccctctgcctgccactctccatacttatgctctgtgtgtgtgtgtgtgtgtgtgtgtgtgtgtcaaataaataaataaaatcttttttaaaaaattttagtgagATTATAATCATGACATGCAAAGAAGCACATGCTTGCAAAACAAAACTCACCCTAGTGTTTCTGTGGCTCTGCTATTCTCACCACAGTTCCTTCTTTTGTATTCTCACCACAGttccttcttttgtatttaaGTAACACCTAAGTAGTCAGCTCTTGCAGGTTCTTCAGTTAGCCAATTAGAAAATATGAAGACTCTGCTACCAAACAGAGCCTATATCTTACAGGGGTTTCCAGATGGAGGATCTGTTCATCCTGGAGCCTAGGACTCGAAAATGCTGAGACTAGGCCATTGAGCCTCAATTACCAGCTGATTTAAAACAAGAGTAAAGTAGACTTGCCTCCAAGGTATTCCTGAATTCTGGCAGTTCAGCCTTGAGTTCACACTGCTTGAGAGATACCAAGGGGGAGGtcatcatgatcaagtgagaGAAGATTGCTCCCCGAGAGCCATCCATATACTTTACCCTTCCTAATTAGGCAGACAACCTCATGGGAAGGAGGAGCTggataataaaatcttatttttattatccagGTCCTCCTGTAACTTATGTTACCtacaaggaaatgaagaaaaaaattcatctaaTGTTCACAGGGTACTTACTCTGAATGGGGCTCTAATAAGAAATAATTACGTGAACGCTCCAAAATTTGAAGAGAACATGTATTTATTCTCTAACAGGTCATCATGAAGTTGAGTTTCTGTGAAAGTCTATCAgccaaaatatattctatattgaAATGCTCAGTTTAAAAATCTAAGGGAGATAAATTTCTTAATGTGGGtctatgaatatttattataagaaacaCATCTGTTAAAAATGTTTGTGGTATAAGACTATTTGTTCACCTAAATTACATTTGTTATATAAGAGGTTGGTTTTATTTCCTCACCTGGTAAAGATTAGCCCACTGGCTATGGGTTAATCCTTCCCCTCTCCCGTTCTAATGAAACTCTACCATTATAAAGGATGTACAGGTTCATTCAGAATTAGTATTATATCTATCAATGACTCAActggtttatgttttttttaaaatgggaatgtcaaagaatgtttatagcagcttttatTCATAACAACCAAAAACTGAAATCAaaccaaatgtccaccaacagaagAATACATTTCCTTCTGTTGTGGTACATGTATAAATGGACTACTATTcaccaaacaaaaagaacaaactattgtAACCCACAACacagtgaatatttaaaaacattatgttgagtgaaagaagtcagacacaataGAGTACatgttttatgattccattttatgagTTTATGAAGGGGCTAAATTCCATGATGATAGAAATTAGATCAGTAGTTGCTTATGGGGAGTGAAGATTGCCTGAAAGAGATCATGAGAGAAGATTCTGGGGTACGGGAAATATTCTACATATTGGTTGGGACTTAGGTTATACAGTtatataaatttgtcaaaactcattgagtTGTACACTTAAGAGCTGAGCATTTCAGTGAATATAAGTTATGTCtcaatttaaagaagaaaacagctGGGATGAGGAACCACAAAGGAGGGAAAATCTGATCCTGGTGTCAGAATACTTGAATTTGTGCTCAAGCTTTATGCCTGATTTATTCAGGAGCAGCGATGGCTGGTGTTTCCCaacatttgttttctccttcttccttctataGTTTTAAGAACTCTGAGTTTTTATCTGGGAACATACCCACctagaataaaaattacattaccCAGCCTCCAAGCAACTTTAAGAAAGGGAACATGTGCTTATAttgcccctttctctttcctgatgTCAGGAATGCTGCCATTATGCCTTCCTCTGCAGCACCATCTTGGACATAAGATAGATGGCAATGAAAGCTATAACGGATGGAGAAACaagagagaacatttccatcctGAACTATCTACTTCTTGACTTCTATCTTGTTTTAGATTCCATCCCCTGTAGACAAATCCTAATCTAAATGATGTTTCAAACTCCAAATTGCACATTGGGAATGACTCAGATTTCATGGACCTCACGGGATTGCTATGAGACTCCAATGAAATTGAAATAATCGATGTGAAAGGGCTATGAAATATACATAAGATGTTATACAAATACAACAATCACTCTACTCATAACCCTAAATATAGCTTCGGGGCATTTTCATGCATTTGAAAAGTTGTTATATTTTCATTGCAAGGTAATAGATTAACATCACTTCTATAATGCAACTAAAAGTAATTCATAAGAAAGAGCTCTTCTAGCTCCCAATTAGCTCACATCTAGCTCAAGCCTTTCCCAAAGGATAAAGATAGATAATGTTGTcccattttaatatcttttatcaATTCAGTAGTTACTGAGTGCTTAGCCTCTGACACTCATCACACTAGGTACTAAAGCAGAGTACTTCTCCTTGAATCTTTCCACCAAATAGAAGTTTGCCAATAACTGAATTACCAACAGTAAATTCAGAGAATTAACCAATTCAAAGATTTAGTTAGGTATTAGGCAAGTGACCGATTCACTGAACTACTAATTTATCAAAGACAACTTCCATTTCTGATCTATTCTACTGCTTTTACTATTCAATAAGAAGCCTTAGAAAATCTAAGTtgtaaaacacacagaaaatcaaCATTCGGTGAATCTAGATCTACAAATCCATAAAGCATGAGAGAGAAATTGAGATATACCAAACTGGCAAAAAGATTCAGACCCTATTTCCAAACTGTTCATCTCAAGTAAAACCTTCAAGACAGCAGGGAAGGATATGTCAATGCCCATgttcaaca
The Canis lupus familiaris isolate Mischka breed German Shepherd chromosome 18, alternate assembly UU_Cfam_GSD_1.0, whole genome shotgun sequence genome window above contains:
- the OR4X2 gene encoding olfactory receptor family 4 subfamily X member 2 (The RefSeq protein has 1 substitution compared to this genomic sequence) encodes the protein MGNTHNVTEFVFLGLSSNQDVQKVFFVLFLFLYTAVVLGNLLIVLIVMTSRRLGSPMYFFLSYLSFVEICYSSTTAPKLISDLLAERKAISLWGCMTQLFFMHFFGGTEILLLTVMAYDRYVAICRPLNYTVMMNRQVCAVLVGMAWVGGFVHSFAQILLIFRLPFCGPNVIDHYFCDLLPVLKLACSDTFLIGVLIVANGGTLSVISFGIILASYVVILLHLRTRSSEGRSKALSTCGSHITVVTLFFGPCIFIYLRPSTTLSADKTVAVFYTVITPLLNPVIYSLRNAEVKKAMKKLWIRTMKLEEK